The Arachis hypogaea cultivar Tifrunner chromosome 16, arahy.Tifrunner.gnm2.J5K5, whole genome shotgun sequence genome contains a region encoding:
- the LOC112754895 gene encoding uncharacterized protein, which produces MAQFTTHGRLKLLFNGESVSPCLGHKDPFHYKCRSIHTHKRRVRYIGSSARIYHASSSHRGRISRCNAKAPRINGNEGVHEEYYDNDDDEDEDEHEYSYEDGDVDDVFEDDGLSCFRGLVLDISYRPVNVVGWKRAICLEFMEKADVLEYYAKTVSSPSGSFYIPAVLRVPHLLQVVKRRIVKNNLSRKNILFRDNYTCQYCSSHENLTIDHVVPTARGGEWTWENLVTACSKCNSKKGQKTLEEAKMTLNKIPKAPKEYDILAMPLTSAALRMLTIRKGTPEEWRQYLRSS; this is translated from the exons ATGGCACAGTTCACAACGCATGGTCGCTTGAAGCTTCTCTTCAATGGCGAAAGCGTATCACCTTGTTTGGGTCACAAGGACCCTTTTCACTACAAGTGCAGATCAATTCACACCCACAAGAGAAGGGTGAGGTATATTGGTTCCTCTGCTAGAATTTACCATGCTTCATCTTCTCATAGAGGAAGAATTAGCCGTTGCAATGCTAAGGCACCCCGTATTAATGGCAATGAAGGTGTTCATGAGGAATattatgataatgatgatgatgaggatgaggatgaacATGAATATTCTTATGAAGATGGTGATGTTGATGATGTGTTTGAGGATGATGGGTTGTCTTGCTTCCGGGGTCTAGTGTTGGATATATCATACAG GCCAGTCAATGTTGTAGGCTGGAAGCGTGCGATATGTTTGGAGTTCATGGAGAAG GCAGATGTACTAGAGTATTATGCTAAGACCGTGAGCTCCCCGAGTGGATCTTTCTATATACCAGCTGTCTTAAGG GTTCCTCATTTACTTCAGGTTGTTAAAAGAAGAATAGTGAAGAACAATCTTAGTCGGAAAAATATACTATTTCGGGACAATTACACCTGTCA GTATTGCTCGTCACATGAGAATTTGACCATTGATCATGTGGTGCCAACTGCACGAGGTGGAGAATGGACGTGGGAAAATCTA GTGACTGCTTGTTCCAAGTGCAACTCAAAGAAAGGTCAGAAAACTTTGGAGGAAGCAAAAATGACATTAAATAAGATCCCAAAG gCCCCAAAGGAGTATGACATACTCGCCATGCCTCTAACTTCTGCAGCTCTAAGAATGCTGACAATAAGAAAGGGAACACCTGAAGAATGGCGGCAGTATCTAAGGTCCTCTTGA